Genomic window (bacterium):
ACTCCTCCTTGGTAAATTCGTCATTTCGCGCCATGCTTTATGGTGATGACGTCGCCGGCGGCTATTACGTAGTCGGGCCCTTCGGTGCGGACCCCGCCGGCCGCGCGCGCTTCCTTGAGCGAGGCCGCCGCCAGCAAGTCGGCCGCGCTTACCACCTCGGCGCGGATGAAATGCTCGGCGAGGTCGGAATGAATTCGCGCCGCGCCCCCGCGCGCCGTCGTCCCCGCCGGGACCTGCCACGCGCTCGTTATGGTTCCCTCGACGGTGTAAAACGTTATCAGGTTCAGGAGACGGGCGCCGGCGGCGAGCAGCTCGTCGCGGCCGCGGCACGTCAGGCCGTATTCGGCGCGCATACACTCCTCGTCGTCGGCCTCCAACCGGCAAAGCTCTTCCTCCAGCTTGCCGTAAACGCCGACCACGCGCGCGCCGTCGGCCGCGCCCCGGCGCTCGAGCGCCGCGAACGCCTCCTCTTCCTCCGCTTGCCCCGGCCGGCCCAGGTTGCCGACGTACGCCGCGGCCTTGGCCGTAAGCAGGAACAGCTCGTCCGCGAGCGCCCGCTCGTCTTCGCTCAAATCCAGCGCGCGCACCGGCGTCCCGGCGTCGAGGACTTCGCAGAGTTTCTCGAGCGTGGCGAGCTCCGCGGCTCCGCCCTTCTTACCCTTGGCCGCTCGCCTCGTCTTCTCGAGGCGACGCTCCACCGTCGCCAGGTCCGCGAGCGCGAGCTCCACCGTCAACGCCTCGACGTCGCCGGCTCCGTCCAGCACGGCCGGCGCCTCCTTGCGGCCGGCGAAGGCCACGTCCGCGTCGGCGAAGAGGCGGACGACATAGAAGAGCGCGTCCATCTCGCGGACGTGCGCCAGGAAGCGGTTGCCCAGGCCGAGGCCTTCGCGCGCGCCCTCGACCAGGCCCGCTATATCGACGACGCGCAAACGGGCGGGCCGGAATTCCTCGGCGCCCACCAGCGCGGCCAATTCCTCGAGCCGGGGGTCGGGGACCGGCAGCACGGCCTTATTGGGCTCGACGGTGGTAAAAGGGTAGGGACCTACCGCCGCGCCGCAACCGGTCAAAACGTTAAAGAGCGTGGACTTGCCGACGTTCGGCAGGCCTAAGAGGCCAACGTCCATCGCGGGATTTTATGATAAAACCGGGGAAAAGTAAAGTTAATTATACTAAATCTAACGCGGGTTTACCGGGCCGAATGACCTACGTGCTTCCTCGTGCGTCAGAACGGAATTATACAAATCTTCTAATTCAGAATAAAGGCTGAAGTTAAATCGTTCCTTAAACCGCCTAAAGGGAAGTTGATTCGTGAACTTGTCGAAAAGAACCCGTTCCTTTTCGGATGGGCCGATTACGAATAACGCCGTATTTATCCTCTCTGGGATTTTCAATAATCTATCCAAGCCATCCTTTACGCCGGTAGTCATCTCGACTTCGAAAGCATAAACGGGGTATAGGCCTTCGTCATCTTCGCCTAACCATATAACATCGATTTCCCTGATTTTTCGTTGGTTAGGCCCCGTGGCCACAGTCGGGCACTCAAATACAGTAATAAATTCGGATAAGCGGTTCGCTTGAAATGTACGGGTGTTTTGATCACGTCGCGAAACGAAAGTCTCATAACCATAGGCATTACCCACCACGGTTAACATACCCTGAGCCGCACCGTGATCTACCTCGGGTTCCCCGACGAAGCGGTCAGGTTCTACGTCAGGTACTATTACTTCACGTAACCTGTAATGGCCCCCGCCCAAAGGTTCGAAATCCCTATACTGCCTTACTACCTTCCTGATAGTAGCGCGCCAGGTGGGATTGGTATTTGTTTTCGGGTGGCCTTCTACTTTTTCATTTATTTCTGACAAATGGCCCTCTCCGCCCAAACGGGCCAGCGCGTCCCGCACAACTTCTTTCCACGTTGTATTCTCTAGTACCACTTCGTATTTTACCAGTAAACCAGCTGGTTCATAAAAGGGTTAGTAAATATATTAATAACGTTCACGGATTCACGCAAGTCCTAAAAAAACCGTAGACGTTTTTAAGGCTTCCCGTAAAGGCAAAACCCGGCCGGCTAGGCCGTGTTTCCGAGTTCGAAACCGTTATCGGCGCTAAGTTTCGCCTACTCCTCCGGCTCGAACATGTCCTTGCCCACGCCGCACAGCGGGCACACCCAGTCGTCCGGCAGCTCCTCGAACGGCGTACCCGGTTCGATGCCGTTGTCCGGGTCGCCCGCGGCCGGGTCGTAGACGTACTCACACGCCAGACATTTATACCTCTGCATATGGGGCCCTCTCTTCGGCCTATTCCTCCGGTTCGAACTGGTCCTTCGCCGCGCCGCACACCGGGCAGACCCAGTCGTCCGGCAGGTCCTCGAAAGTCGTACCCGGCTCGACGCCGCCGTCCGGGTCGCCCGCGGCCGGGTCGTAAACGTACCCGCACACCTGGCACACGTATTTCTTCATACCCGCTTCGCTCCTTTCCTTCGCTCGTGACGACGGGCCGCCGTGGTAGGTCGGCGCCGTCTTGGGGGCTTTGCCCTTCTTGGTATCGCGGTAGTAGGCGTACGTCAGCGGCTTGCCCTCCCGGAGCACTTCGCCCGCGACGACGTCCCCCACGAAGATGGTGTGGGTCCCGACGTCGAGCGAGCTTACGACCCGGGCCTCCATCACCGCCAGGGCGTTCTCCGTGACGAGGGGGCAGCCGCTCGAGCCCTCCTTGTGTTCCACCCGGGTCAGCTTGTCGACGCCGCGGCCCGACTTGAAGCCGAACAGGCCGATGAACGTCATCGGCGTCTCCTCCGCCAACACCGATACGCCGAAGACGCCGCCGCGGGAGACGTACTCGTGCGTCAGGTTCTCCTTGTTCAGGCTGACGGCGACGCGCGCCGGGTCCGCCGTAACCTGGAAGACGGCGTTGGCTATCTGGCCGTTGGCCTTGCCGTCCGCGCACGCCGTCACGACGTACAGGCCGTAGGTTAAATTATAAAGACACTGCGGACTATACTCGGCCGCCACGCTACGCCCCTTTCACGGCCCGGGCGACCTCGCGGCCCAGCTCCGCGCACGCCGCCAGGTCGTCGGCGGTGGGCTGCCACTTGGCGCGGACGCCGGGCGCCGCCACCGTTATCTTACATCGCTCGAGATGTTCCTCAATAATCTTGACCGCTTCGCCGCTCCAGCCGTACGAGCCGAACGCGGCGCCGACCTTATTCTTGAAACCCAGGCCGCGCA
Coding sequences:
- the ychF gene encoding redox-regulated ATPase YchF: MDVGLLGLPNVGKSTLFNVLTGCGAAVGPYPFTTVEPNKAVLPVPDPRLEELAALVGAEEFRPARLRVVDIAGLVEGAREGLGLGNRFLAHVREMDALFYVVRLFADADVAFAGRKEAPAVLDGAGDVEALTVELALADLATVERRLEKTRRAAKGKKGGAAELATLEKLCEVLDAGTPVRALDLSEDERALADELFLLTAKAAAYVGNLGRPGQAEEEEAFAALERRGAADGARVVGVYGKLEEELCRLEADDEECMRAEYGLTCRGRDELLAAGARLLNLITFYTVEGTITSAWQVPAGTTARGGAARIHSDLAEHFIRAEVVSAADLLAAASLKEARAAGGVRTEGPDYVIAAGDVITIKHGAK
- a CDS encoding rubredoxin — its product is MQRYKCLACEYVYDPAAGDPDNGIEPGTPFEELPDDWVCPLCGVGKDMFEPEE
- a CDS encoding flavin reductase — translated: MAAEYSPQCLYNLTYGLYVVTACADGKANGQIANAVFQVTADPARVAVSLNKENLTHEYVSRGGVFGVSVLAEETPMTFIGLFGFKSGRGVDKLTRVEHKEGSSGCPLVTENALAVMEARVVSSLDVGTHTIFVGDVVAGEVLREGKPLTYAYYRDTKKGKAPKTAPTYHGGPSSRAKERSEAGMKKYVCQVCGYVYDPAAGDPDGGVEPGTTFEDLPDDWVCPVCGAAKDQFEPEE
- a CDS encoding flavodoxin domain-containing protein, with amino-acid sequence YKIFYAPVAERNQVLTEIFRAKAVVVGSPTVNRGYISTLGTYMEDLRGLGFKNKVGAAFGSYGWSGEAVKIIEEHLERCKITVAAPGVRAKWQPTADDLAACAELGREVARAVKGA